The genomic segment ACATGTGTGTTCACCCCGACGATCCCCCAATCGAGATTCTTGGCTTGCCACGCATCGTACGTACCGAGGAGGATATCCAGTGGTTCCTCGATGCTGTGCCCAACAAGCATAATGGTCTGACATTCTGTGCTGGTTCACTCTCTGCCGGAGCATACAATAATGTGGTTGAGTTGGCCAAGAAGTTTGCCTCTCGCACTCACTTCGTACACCTGCGTTCATGCCACATATTCCCCAATGGCGATTTCACCGAAGCCAGTCACCTTGGCGGTCGTGCCGACCTGATCGAGCTGTGTCGTATCTTCGAGCAAGAGAATCCTGCTCTGCCCATGCGTGTGGACCATGGTATGACCTTTACCGATGAGCCTGGCGGAATTATGGACGAGAGCAGCCACGGTCACAATGCTGGCTACACCCTACTCGGCCGCATGTTCGCCCTTGGTCAAGTACAGGGCATCCTTGCTACCGTTGACCGCGAACTTGGCATTGAGTACAAGCAACCAGGATTCTTCGATTAAAGCCAATCATAACAACGCAATATCGGGCAGGTCAAACAACATGACTTGCCCGTTATTATATTAAGGATTTAACACAAAAAGAAAAAATTTATCTGCTAGACAACAATTATTTTGATAGTAAAAAGTAAAAAAACGAACGAAATATTTGGTCGTTAGAATTAATTTACTTATTTTTGCACCCGATAATTCAATTAAATAACTCGTAAAACCAAAAATTATTGCCTATCGAAACAAATTTTACTTCATAAAAAATTGGTACATATATGAAGAAATTTGAAGGAGTGACCGACGAAGCGTTGGCTCTGCTCTACGTTCAAGGCAACAATCGTGCGTTCGATGAGTTATTGAATCGCAGTCAGACCAAGTTGTTTACCTACATCATGTTCGTGGTTCACGATCATGACGTTGCTGACGACATTTTCCAGGAAACGTTTGTCAAAGCCATCACCAAGTTGCAACAGGGACAGTACACCGACTCTGGCAAGTTTCAGTTTTGGTTAACGCGTATTGCGCATAATTGTATTATGGATTGGTATCGCACCCAACAAGCCAACCATATCGTTGAAGTCAACAAGGACAACGACCTACAAAACCTGAAGAGCGCCTCAGTAATGGACATCTGTCGCGAAACAGAGATGGTCAATGAGCAAATACTTCGCGATATCAAGAAGATGGTCGACGTATTGCCAGCCACCCAGCGCGAGGTGGTGTATATGCGCTATTATCAGCAACTATCGTTCAAGGAGATTGCAGAACTCACCGGTGTCAGCATCAACACATCACTGGGACGCATGCGCTACGCTCTCATCAATTTGCGTCGCATGGCCAAGGAGAATCAGATTGAGTTGGCCCTTTGCGGATAAACAAGTATTTCTGATAAACAAAAAAGCTCTGTAAGATTACAGAGCTTTTAATTCTTTAATAACTTTCTCCGGATCTGGCGCCTTGAACACGTAACTGCCACTCACCAGAACGTCACAGCCTGCCTCTACCAACCGCGGAGCCGTCGAGCCCTGCACACCGCCATCAACTTCGATAAGTGCTTTTGAGCCGCTCTCAATAATAAGTTGGCGCAAACGCTTCACCTTTTGGATAGTATTTTCAATAAACTTTTGACCTCCAAAGCCGGGGTTTACACTCATCAAAAGTACCATATCCACATCGCAAATGATATCTTGAAGCACACTAACTGGAGTGGATGGATTCAGTGTAACACCTGCCTTCATGCCAGCTTGATGAATCTCCTGCACGGTACGATGCAAATGCGTACAAGCCTCTGCATGCACATTCATCATCATAGCGCCAAGTCGAGCCGTTTGCAGAATATACTGCTCAGGGTGTACAATCATGAAATGAACATCAAGTGGTTTCTGGCATTTGCTGGCTACAGCCTCGAGCACAGGAAAACCAAATGAGATGTTAGGTACAAATACTCCGTCCATCACATCCAGATGCAACCAATCGGCCTCTGAACGATTAATCATATCAATATCGCGGTCCAGATGTAAAAAGTCGGCCGCTAAAAGAGAAGGTGAAACAATCGTCATTTTCCTTTTTCTTTAATTCATGCAAAAGACCTGCTGATTCTCCACATTAAAACTGTAGGCAATCTTTTTAATCAGTTCAATGGTCTTTTTACTGGGAGTCATTTCTTCATGTGTAAAAATCTGCATAGGCACTTTCTTTTATCAGTTGTTACATATAAGTAACGCAATGCCCACACATTTATTATATCAGATAGCAGAATATTTTTCTATTTCTTTCATTCCATTAAGGAAAGCCTGTGCATCCATACGCTTTTTGCCTGCTAACTGAAGCTCATCTATTCGAAGCCAACAGTCTTCACATGCAACAAAAAGATGCTTGCGGTCTGCACGGAGTGCCCCCACCCTGCTGTTATCAACCTCGTCGGTAGTCTTTGTCGTACTGAAAATCTTGAGCACCGTATCATGCCCTTCCGCATCGCGTAGTGTTGTCCATGCCCCAGGATAAGGCGATAAACCTCGCACAAAGTCGTATGTCTTTTTGGCCGACTGATGCCAGTCTATCTGACAAGTCTCCTTAAATATCTTAGGAGCAGGCTTCAAATTATCGATCTCCTCTTGCGGTATGCTCTCCGGTTTTCCATCAGCAGCAACGATGGCATCCAGCGTCTCTAAACAGATTTCCGCTCCTAAGTGCATCAAGCCGTCGTACACATACTCCACATTAGCATCATCAGGAATTGGGAAGTGTTTCTTCATAATGATGCAACCTGTATCGATATCGTGGTCCAGGAAGAACGTTGTCACGCCCGTCTCCGTTTCGCCATTGATAACCGCCCAGTTGATTGGAGCCGCACCACGATACTGAGGCAAGAGTGCCGCATGCACGTTGAAGGTGCCATACTCAGGCATAGACCACACCACCTCTGGCAACATGCGGAAGGCCACCACCACCTGAAGGTTCGCATGATATGAGCGAAGTTCCTCAACGAACTCCAGGTCTTTCATCTTTACCGGTTGTAACACTGGTAAGTTGTGAGATAACGCAAACTTTTTCACCTCCGAGGGCTGAAGTTCGTTTTGATGACGCCCCACAGGTTTATCCGGCTGAGTAACCACTGCCACCACATTATAATTATTATCAACAAGAGCTTTTAGGGTCTCCACCGCAAACTCTGGCGTGCCCATGAAAATTATTCTAAGATCTTCTTTCTTCATTTCTTCACAAATCATTTATCATCAGTCCTCACTAAGGTCAGCCACCATCTTGCGGTATTGTGTATAAACACGTCGGCGCGAGATATAGCCTTTCAGGTGATTCTCCTGATCGAGCACCGGCAGCCACGAAGCCTGCGTATTCTCAAATGTCTTCATCACCTCAGCCATCGGAATATTATCGCTCAGAACAGCCTTCGGTTCCTGCATCAGTTGTCCTGCCCTGAAATGATGATAGAGTTCTGTACGGAACACTATATTTCTAATCTTAGCGATATCAATCTCTCCCAATAAGTTGCCAGCACCATCCACCACCGGAATCACACGACTGCGCGACTGACTGATTTTCCTCACAATGTCAGCCAATTCCGTATCGGGCTCTGCCGTCAGGTAATCGCGATCAATCACACTATCCATCTGCATCAGCGTCAGCACCGCATGGTCTGTATGGTGCGTAATCAGTTTACCCTGCTTAGCCAATCGAGAACTGTAGATACTATGCGGTTCAAAGAGGATAATCGTAAGATATGAACATATGCTCACAATCATCAGAGGCAGAAAAAGATCATAGCCACCGGTCAACTCTGCAATGAGGAAGATTCCAGTAAGTGGTGCATGCATCACGCCCGACATCACGCCCGCCATACCCATCAATGCAAAGTTTTTCTCGGGTAAGAACGTACCCACCTCATACATATTCCATATACGTGAGAAGAAAAAACCACTAAAGCAACCTATGAACAGCGAAGGTGCGAACGTACCACCACAACCGCCACCACCATTCGTGGCCGATGTGGCAAAGACCTTGGTCAGCAAAACCAAAGCGATATATACGAGTAGCATATCCGTATGCCCGGCAAAAAGCGAATTATTCATCACACGTCCCCAGTCTGAATCAGACGCACCATTCAGCAACAAGTTAATAGCGCCATAACCCTCACCATAGAGCGATGGAAATAGATATATCAGCAGACTAAGCATAGTGCCACCAATCAGCAGTTTTACATACGGCTTTTCCTTGAAGCGAGCAAAGATATCCTCACAGAAGCCCATTGTACGGATAAAATACAAGCTAACTAATCCGCAAAACACGCCCAAACCGATACACCCTGGTACACGCTCCACCGTCCACGCATTATCCAAATGGAATGTAAACAGGGCGGCATCACCACTAAAAATATACGTAAAACATGTGGCTGTGACGCAACTCACCAAAATAGGCATCAGCGATGCCATTGTCAGGTCGATCATCAACACTTCAATTGTGAAGACAAGACCTGCAATAGGTGCCTTAAATACACCAGCAATAGCACCTGCAGCGCCACAACCCACCAATAGCATCAGCGTCTTACTGTCCATCTTGAACAACTTTCCTAGGTTCGAACCAATTGCCGAACCAGTAAGTACAATAGGCGCCTCTGCACCTACAGAGCCACCGAAGCCGATGGTGATGGCAGATGCGATAACACTCGACCAAGTATTGTGCGAACGCAAACGCGAACGATTCTGACTTATGGCATAGAGGATACGCGTGATACCGTGCGAGATATTATCCTTCACGATATAGCGTACAAAAAGCGAGGTTAGGTAAATACCAACCACAGGATAGACAAGATAGAGCCAGTTACTGCTTCCCGCATCAAAAGAACTAGTGAGCAAAGCAACTATTTGGTTAATAAACCAATGAAGCACAAAGGCTGCTACTGCAGCAAAAAAACCCACAAGAAAAGCCAATATCAGCACAAACATACGTTCGCTGATATGCTT from the Prevotella sp. E15-22 genome contains:
- the rpe gene encoding ribulose-phosphate 3-epimerase, with amino-acid sequence MTIVSPSLLAADFLHLDRDIDMINRSEADWLHLDVMDGVFVPNISFGFPVLEAVASKCQKPLDVHFMIVHPEQYILQTARLGAMMMNVHAEACTHLHRTVQEIHQAGMKAGVTLNPSTPVSVLQDIICDVDMVLLMSVNPGFGGQKFIENTIQKVKRLRQLIIESGSKALIEVDGGVQGSTAPRLVEAGCDVLVSGSYVFKAPDPEKVIKELKAL
- a CDS encoding chloride channel protein; translated protein: MTESVTDSTSASYSTFILRIYQWREKHISERMFVLILAFLVGFFAAVAAFVLHWFINQIVALLTSSFDAGSSNWLYLVYPVVGIYLTSLFVRYIVKDNISHGITRILYAISQNRSRLRSHNTWSSVIASAITIGFGGSVGAEAPIVLTGSAIGSNLGKLFKMDSKTLMLLVGCGAAGAIAGVFKAPIAGLVFTIEVLMIDLTMASLMPILVSCVTATCFTYIFSGDAALFTFHLDNAWTVERVPGCIGLGVFCGLVSLYFIRTMGFCEDIFARFKEKPYVKLLIGGTMLSLLIYLFPSLYGEGYGAINLLLNGASDSDWGRVMNNSLFAGHTDMLLVYIALVLLTKVFATSATNGGGGCGGTFAPSLFIGCFSGFFFSRIWNMYEVGTFLPEKNFALMGMAGVMSGVMHAPLTGIFLIAELTGGYDLFLPLMIVSICSYLTIILFEPHSIYSSRLAKQGKLITHHTDHAVLTLMQMDSVIDRDYLTAEPDTELADIVRKISQSRSRVIPVVDGAGNLLGEIDIAKIRNIVFRTELYHHFRAGQLMQEPKAVLSDNIPMAEVMKTFENTQASWLPVLDQENHLKGYISRRRVYTQYRKMVADLSED
- the fmt gene encoding methionyl-tRNA formyltransferase, with translation MKKEDLRIIFMGTPEFAVETLKALVDNNYNVVAVVTQPDKPVGRHQNELQPSEVKKFALSHNLPVLQPVKMKDLEFVEELRSYHANLQVVVAFRMLPEVVWSMPEYGTFNVHAALLPQYRGAAPINWAVINGETETGVTTFFLDHDIDTGCIIMKKHFPIPDDANVEYVYDGLMHLGAEICLETLDAIVAADGKPESIPQEEIDNLKPAPKIFKETCQIDWHQSAKKTYDFVRGLSPYPGAWTTLRDAEGHDTVLKIFSTTKTTDEVDNSRVGALRADRKHLFVACEDCWLRIDELQLAGKKRMDAQAFLNGMKEIEKYSAI
- a CDS encoding RNA polymerase sigma factor, which produces MKKFEGVTDEALALLYVQGNNRAFDELLNRSQTKLFTYIMFVVHDHDVADDIFQETFVKAITKLQQGQYTDSGKFQFWLTRIAHNCIMDWYRTQQANHIVEVNKDNDLQNLKSASVMDICRETEMVNEQILRDIKKMVDVLPATQREVVYMRYYQQLSFKEIAELTGVSINTSLGRMRYALINLRRMAKENQIELALCG